The following are encoded in a window of Brettanomyces bruxellensis chromosome 9, complete sequence genomic DNA:
- a CDS encoding uncharacterized protein (BUSCO:EOG09260FX0) yields MAEEHSGTTEMDRFPKVKEEDGKHGSHEENGSHEVHHKAPLRASKKGSRKRRITVEDIQIARETAELFKSNIFKLEVDELIKELKLKDSHCKLMERVLHRLHDVIQQVSESKEMTLEEATGHFAQNKQMKVSVPYPDPKPTALNYKFQYRTPQDISLVGSFGIKAGIQQPAPNGMVIDVALTMPKELFQKKDYMNFRALYKRAFYIAYLVEQIVPLTKKAGLPLKFAYEYANGDVLCPTVRLEPVKRDSKSTNKGKQEDTLYFDHTGFSIRLYVAFPDDVFDAKKLLPDRNCIRIKADGVSIEDLPPTPLYNSSILTSCSYSCYLKYLYTSKKMAEAFRDACVLGNLWLKQRGFGSNMNSGGFGHFEFATLMAALLEGGGEHGSKVLLHGFSSYQLFKATIRYLATQDLCDDGYLSFFSIVGERSSVYKTGGFGVPTIFDKNTKINILWKMSASSYGLLRHYADVTSRLLNDVVEDRFQQTFIMKANSPVLQYDALVQIPLAVLGKEQECFGSLEKISFITFDKYVCAKISRILEVALRGRAAYINVRVRRPVLDTWSLGHRRPYSEVSNSTKSIEIGLILDPAESEKRITKGPLHSQKTEGEKFAAFWGSKAQVRRYKDGNVQYSCLWPSSTKESPTITVLRYILDLHLAHSGDLSDNIVVNNSRFNSLLPRPLTPAINNSHPLIMPSHFQELRASFDSLCKIIYRLEDLPLAVKSILPASPALRGTSTLVPVPFAVTNPDFFNECILQFESSTRWPDELYALERTKTAFLLKISSFVDRHKGYKCVFSHENIIPYMAKDVMTRLNVLTPEGYGFSIRVLTERDEVLYLRIIENADARQKKAATDAYLAFMRHFMGRVKHHRAMSSLVTRFPFFGPTVRLFKSWLDSQLLLVHFPDELVELIAIQSFIDPAPFSDEPSSVGAGFLRILNFIAHWNWREDPLILDLSKSLEEGGESDAIDAKFKETQVAGRKTGALSPQEHRVMYENFTKLRKDDPNGSHVQMFVSSREDPSGKLWSTNSIGIPIISRLTALSKAVMGLISQSTHLDDNLIKLIFTPALKDFDFVIEVRSPFDLRVKSGVLPRHTFKNLIHPLQDFSFVSEWCDPLQEYYEELRARFSNVAVLTSHRFTCLSDEEKGTGNVIAGVFNPAVTRGKKKFRVNIGFDIKPTEDEHVECNKESILGQMVRLGGDLVVSVHQYH; encoded by the coding sequence ATGGCCGAGGAACATAGTGGGACAACAGAGATGGATCGTTTCCCGAAagtcaaagaagaagacggGAAACATGGATCGCACGAGGAAAATGGATCTCACGAAGTTCATCATAAAGCACCTTTAAGGGCATCCAAGAAGGGAAGCCGAAAGCGGAGAATCACCGTGGAGGATATACAGATTGCAAGGGAGACCGCGGAGCTTTTCAAGTCGAACATTTTCAAGCTCGAAGTGGACGAACTTATTAAGGAATTGAAGCTCAAAGACTCGCACTGCAAGTTGATGGAAAGAGTGCTTCATAGGCTTCATGATGTTATTCAACAGGTTTCAGAATCAAAAGAGATGACTCTAGAGGAAGCGACAGGTCATTTTGCACAGAATAAGCAGATGAAAGTATCGGTTCCCTACCCCGACCCCAAACCAACAGCTCTCAATTACAAATTTCAATACAGAACTCCACAAGATATATCGTTGGTGGGATCGTTTGGGATCAAAGCTGGGATTCAGCAGCCTGCACCAAATGGAATGGTTATCGATGTGGCGTTGACTATGCCGAAGGAGTTGTTCCAGAAAAAGGACTACATGAACTTCAGAGCATTGTACAAAAGAGCATTTTATATTGCGTATCTTGTCGAGCAGATCGTTCCATTGACCAAGAAAGCCGGGCTACCTCTGAAGTTTGCGTACGAGTATGCGAATGGGGACGTTTTGTGCCCAACTGTGAGGCTGGAGCCAGTCAAAAGAGACAGTAAATCAACAAATAAGGGTAAACAGGAAGACACCCTTTACTTTGATCACACAGGATTTTCAATCAGGCTTTACGTTGCCTTTCCTGACGATGTTTTTGATGCTAAGAAGCTGTTGCCGGACAGAAACTGCATTCGAATCAAGGCAGATGGAGTCAGCATCGAGGATTTGCCACCTACTCCACTTTACAACTCATCGATTCTCACTTCTTGCAGCTACAGCTGCTATCTAAAGTATCTCTACACATCGAAAAAGATGGCCGAGGCATTCCGGGATGCGTGCGTTTTGGGCAACTTGTGGCTCAAGCAGCGTGGTTTTGGATCGAACATGAATAGCGGCGGTTTTGGACACTTTGAGTTTGCAACCTTGATGGCAGCTTTGCTTGAAGGAGGTGGAGAACACGGAAGCAAGGTTTTGTTGCATGGATTTTCCAGTTACCAGCTTTTCAAGGCCACAATTCGGTACTTGGCGACCCAGGATCTTTGCGATGATGGTTATCTctcattcttttccattGTTGGAGAGCGCAGCTCCGTTTACAAGACCGGAGGCTTCGGTGTTCCGACGATCTTCGATAAAAACACTAAGATCAACATTTTGTGGAAGATGAGTGCATCGTCGTACGGCCTTCTTCGGCATTATGCGGATGTCACCTCGAGACTTCTTAACGATGTTGTTGAAGACCGATTCCAGCAGACGTTCATCATGAAGGCGAACAGTCCAGTGTTGCAGTACGATGCCTTAGTGCAGATACCGCTGGCAGTGCTCGGGAAGGAGCAGGAGTGCTTTGGGTCGTTGGAGAAGATCTCATTTATCACTTTCGACAAGTACGTGTGTGCGAAAATATCAAGAATCCTCGAGGTTGCATTGCGGGGCCGTGCCGCGTACATTAATGTTCGTGTTAGGCGGCCAGTTTTGGACACGTGGTCTCTCGGACATCGCCGGCCGTATTCTGAAGTGTCGAACAGCACAAAAAGCATCGAGATAGGGCTGATTTTGGACCCGGCGGAGTCTGAAAAGAGGATCACTAAGGGCCCCTTGCACTCGCAGAAGACCGAAGGTGAGAAGTTCGCTGCTTTTTGGGGGTCAAAAGCCCAGGTTAGGAGATACAAGGATGGAAACGTCCAGTACAGTTGTCTCTGGCCATCATCTACGAAGGAATCGCCAACAATTACCGTCTTACGGTACATTTTGGACCTGCACTTGGCACATTCCGGGGACCTCTCGGACAACATAGTTGTGAATAACAGCAGGTTCAATTCTTTGCTCCCCCGTCCACTTACACCTGCCATCAACAATTCGCACCCGCTAATCATGCCTTCGCACTTCCAGGAGCTCCGGGCATCTTTTGACAGTCTTTGCAAGATTATATACCGGCTGGAAGACCTACCGTTGGCAGTGAAGTCGATTCTCCCTGCTTCTCCGGCACTAAGAGGAACTTCGACACTTGTTCCGGTTCCGTTTGCCGTGACCAATCCAGACTTCTTCAACGAGTGCATCTTGCAGTTTGAGAGCTCGACTCGTTGGCCCGACGAGTTGTATGCGTTGGAAAGGACCAAAACAGCCTTCTTGTTGAAGATAAGCTCGTTTGTCGACAGGCACAAGGGCTACAAGTGCGTGTTTTCACACGAGAACATCATACCTTACATGGCAAAAGACGTCATGACCAGGCTTAACGTGCTAACTCCGGAGGGATACGGCTTCTCCATAAGGGTTTTGACCGAGAGAGACGAGGTTTTGTATCTCCGGATCATCGAGAATGCCGATGCAAGGCAGAAAAAGGCTGCCACAGATGCTTATCTTGCCTTTATGAGGCATTTCATGGGCAGAGTCAAGCACCACAGGGCAATGAGCAGCCTGGTGACTCGTTTCCCCTTCTTTGGGCCCACCGTCAGGTTGTTCAAGAGCTGGCTGGACTCTCAGTTGCTGCTTGTGCATTTTCCCGACGAGTTGGTCGAGTTGATCGCCATTCAGTCGTTTATAGACCCAGCACCATTTTCTGACGAGCCTTCGAGTGTTGGTGCCGGATTTCTGCGCATTCTAAACTTTATAGCACACTGGAACTGGCGGGAGGATCCGCTCATTCTAGATCTTTCGAAAAGTCTCGAGGAAGGCGGGGAATCAGACGCTATTGATGCTAAATTCAAGGAGACACAGGTTGCAGGAAGGAAAACCGGTGCTCTTAGCCCGCAGGAGCACAGAGTGATGTACGAGAACTTCACAAAGCTCCGGAAAGACGATCCCAACGGAAGTCATGTGCAGATGTTTGTTTCCAGTCGCGAGGACCCATCCGGAAAGCTGTGGTCGACGAATTCCATCGGAATTCCGATCATTTCGCGGCTTACCGCACTTTCCAAGGCTGTCATGGGCCTAATTTCACAATCCACGCATCTGGACGACAACCTGATCAAGCTGATCTTCACACCTGCTTTGAAAGACTTCGATTTTGTGATCGAAGTCCGCAGCCCGTTCGACTTGAGAGTGAAGTCGGGAGTTCTTCCTCGACACACTTTCAAGAACTTGATCCATCCTCTGCAAGACTTCTCGTTTGTTTCCGAGTGGTGCGACCCACTCCAGGAGTACTATGAAGAGCTCAGAGCACGATTCAGCAACGTGGCAGTGCTGACATCGCACAGATTCACCTGTCTAagtgatgaagagaaaggaaCCGGAAATGTGATTGCTGGAGTTTTCAATCCGGCTGTCACTCGcgggaaaaagaagttcCGCGTCAATATTGGTTTTGATATCAAGCCAACTGAGGACGAACACGTTGAGTGTAATAAGGAGTCTATTCTTGGGCAAATGGTAAGGTTAGGCGGCGACTTGGTTGTCTCCGTTCACCAGTATCATTGA
- the RPC40 gene encoding DNA-directed RNA polymerase core subunit rpc40 (BUSCO:EOG09263CLY), with the protein MPKLGSNIIGIESDRVTNTHSNDFPAYSKDIGEAWDLEAFKKKFQLNISYITERTANFDLIGLDTSIANAFRRIMISEVPSVAIEFVYMFNNTSVIQDEVLAHRLGLVPLKVDPDLLSWVDPNAEEKEKFTDENTIVLSLNVSCTRNPNAVKGDNRPENLYKNSNVYAKDLKFEPQGRQVETFKDHPVVPCDPNILLAKLRPGQEISLRAHCVLGIGADHAKFSPVATASYRLLPLIDIKEPITGKDALEFQDCFPSGVIGINDKGEAYVKDARKDTVSREVLRHEKFNGKVKLGRIRDHFIFNVESTGAMLPEEIFFKSVRVLKNKADYLRNCPIGNVE; encoded by the coding sequence ATGCCAAAACTAGGATCAAACATTATTGGGATCGAGAGCGATAGGGTTACCAACACCCATTCGAACGATTTCCCAGCTTATTCCAAAGATATAGGTGAGGCGTGGGATCTAGAagctttcaaaaagaaattccAACTAAACATTTCATACATCACAGAGAGAACAGCTAACTTTGATTTAATAGGACTAGACACTTCGATCGCCAACGCATTTAGAAGAATTATGATATCCGAGGTCCCAAGTGTGGCAATAGAGTTTGTTTACATGTTCAACAATACATCAGTTATCCAGGATGAAGTTCTTGCACACAGGTTGGGACTTGTGCCCTTGAAAGTGGATCCAGATCTTCTCAGTTGGGTGGATCCGAATGcggaggaaaaagagaaattcaCGGATGAGAACACCATAGTTTTAAGCTTAAATGTGAGCTGCACCCGGAATCCAAATGCAGTTAAAGGAGACAACAGGCCAGAAAATTTATACAAGAACTCCAATGTTTACGCTAAGGACTTGAAGTTCGAACCCCAGGGAAGGCAGGTTGAGACATTCAAGGACCATCCGGTGGTGCCCTGTGATCCAAATATTCTATTGGCCAAACTTCGTCCTGGTCAGGAAATTTCTTTAAGAGCACATTGTGTGCTTGGAATTGGTGCAGATCATGCCAAATTCTCACCTGTCGCAACTGCCTCTTACAGATTGCTACCTTTGATTGATATCAAGGAACCTATAACAGGAAAGGATGCCCTGGAATTCCAGGATTGCTTCCCATCAGGTGTTATTGGTATTAATGATAAAGGTGAGGCCTATGTGAAGGATGCCAGAAAGGATACTGTTTCCAGGGAAGTTCTTCGACACGAGAAATTCAACGGCAAGGTGAAGTTGGGCAGGATCAGGGATCACTTTATCTTCAATGTTGAGAGTACTGGTGCAATGTTGCCGGAGGAGATCTTCTTTAAGAGTGTCAGAGTTCTTAAAAACAAGGCTGACTATCTCCGTAACTGTCCAATTGGTAATGTTGAATGA
- a CDS encoding uncharacterized protein (SECRETED:SignalP(1-24)) — MFYKFEMQHIILAMLAVMAGIANAISVSNGIIRIDGKKHVFGQKSIPLDIMDRNVDISFDLQNDDSEKYGIPGPEQVSVILADKKEDGTQMYFYPEYSQENGNYELTVSLSNDISPYFKKQTKVYVKVLVGDPDHTKNLLKIVAVLEPSSKLIEDTQFKAADRFGPKPEIHHIFQQDAKQAPAFVSQFFIVDVVIVLLGFFGLLIVGKSVNFQNLSEVGPSALLLLVSLAAFEFIFCFYYLGDSIFTTLSRAAIVSLFTFFFGSRTLQSLYLLRTSGKR; from the coding sequence ATGTTTTATAAGTTCGAGATGCAGCATATAATACTTGCTATGTTGGCCGTTATGGCTGGTATTGCCAATGCAATCAGTGTGTCAAACGGAATAATCAGAATCGAcggaaaaaagcatgtatTTGGACAGAAGTCGATTCCATTGGACATTATGGACAGAAACGttgatatttcttttgatcTCCAAAATGATGATAGTGAAAAGTATGGCATTCCAGGACCAGAGCAGGTGAGTGTGATTTTGGcagacaaaaaagaagatggcACTCAAATGTATTTCTATCCTGAATATTCACAGGAAAATGGCAATTATGAGCTCACAGTTTCACTCTCGAATGACATTTCTCCGTACTTTAAGAAACAGACAAAGGTCTACGTCAAGGTTCTTGTGGGTGATCCAGATCACACGaagaatttgttgaagatTGTTGCCGTTCTTGAACCTTCAAGTAAGCTTATTGAAGACACCCAGTTTAAAGCTGCTGATAGGTTTGGTCCAAAGCCAGAGATCCACCATATTTTCCAGCAGGATGCAAAGCAGGCTCCTGCTTTTGTGTCGCAGTTCTTCATTGTTGATGTCGTAATTGTCTTACTTGGCTTCTTTGGACTTCTTATTGTTGGAAAGTCGGTCAACTTCCAGAATCTTTCAGAAGTCGGACCATCCgcacttcttcttttggtttCGTTGGCGGCATTTGAGTTTATATTCTGCTTCTATTATCTCGGAGACTCCATCTTTACAACATTGTCCAGAGCTGCTATTGTGTCTCTTTTCACGTTTTTCTTTGGTTCAAGAACTCTACAGTCTCTATACCTACTAAGAACTAGTGGTAAGCGCTAG
- a CDS encoding uncharacterized protein (MEROPS:MER0000597): MPSILYFAKEGGRVISYAVRAVAFFHMFSMNAFELSSTSGDSMLPTLHVSDDYAIVDKRHKYGRNVHMGDVIVARKPNSPESWVCKRITGMPGDIILIDPSRNTLKGLRDQVAETTTKIEGQEELKRSNLNANFNNYVIVPEGHCWVTGDNLTDSIDSRTYSVLPMGLICGKLIRAWYVPRILSFKDQYFRQMDNTYCEENW, encoded by the coding sequence ATGCCATCAATTCTATACTTTGCAAAAGAAGGCGGACGTGTGATTTCTTATGCTGTCAGAGCAGTTGCTTTTTTCCACATGTTTTCAATGAACGCTTTTGAGCTAAGTTCAACTTCGGGAGATTCGATGCTTCCCACATTACATGTATCTGATGACTATGCAATTGTTGATAAACGGCATAAATATGGCCGTAATGTGCATATGGGGGATGTAATAGTTGCCAGAAAGCCAAATTCACCAGAAAGTTGGGTTTGCAAACGAATCACAGGCATGCCTGGAGATATTATACTTATAGATCCAAGCCGCAACACTTTAAAGGGCCTAAGAGATCAAGTGGCAGAAACCACAACTAAAATTGAAGGCCAGGAAGAGCTAAAGCGTTCAAATCTTAATGCAAACTTCAATAATTACGTGATAGTTCCTGAAGGTCATTGCTGGGTTACAGGTGATAATCTTACAGATTCGATTGATTCCAGAACATATTCAGTTCTTCCGATGGGTCTTATATGTGGCAAGCTGATTAGAGCATGGTATGTTCCACGAATATTGTCTTTTAAGGACCAGTACTTTAGGCAGATGGACAATACATACTGTGAAGAAAATTGGTAG
- the PPG1 gene encoding Putative serine/threonine protein phosphatase, with protein sequence MTCEIKSEVSLDLDECLERLYKGQLLSETIIEQLCFKLKELLIQDSNLIHLASPITLVGDIHGQFFDLLEIFKIGGYPPDTNYLFLGDYVDRGYHSIETISLLIVLKLKYPSRVTLIRGNHESRQITTNYGFYTECATKYGQQSKVWKLFTDLFDFFPLAASIDGSLFCVHGGLSPNVQSIDSILVIDRFKEIPHDGPMADLVWSDPDIELLNFRISSRGAGYQFGINVVNKFLHLNGFERIYRAHQLCNEGYQVFWRGKVNTVWSAPNYCYRCGNKASILEITENLDANPKGFKFNVFDASPDSEKEFTQIENGLGSIDYDELSGDYDDDDNFGWQNVATGAPMNRIMKKAPYVEYFM encoded by the coding sequence ATGACGTGCGAAATCAAATCGGAGGTATCCCTGGACTTAGATGAGTGTCTAGAAAGATTATATAAAGGGCAGCTTCTCTCGGAAACAATCATAGAACAGCTCTGTTTCAAACTAAAAGAACTCCTGATTCAAGATTCAAACTTGATACATTTGGCATCTCCAATCACCTTGGTGGGAGACATACATGGGCAATTTTTCGATCTATTAGAAATATTTAAGATAGGAGGTTACCCTCCAGATACAAACTACCTATTCCTCGGTGACTATGTGGACCGTGGGTATCATTCCATAGAGACGATATCTCTTCTAATAGTGCTAAAGCTTAAATATCCAAGTCGCGTGACTCTGATTAGAGGAAACCACGAGTCCAGGCAGATCACAACAAACTATGGGTTCTACACAGAGTGTGCAACAAAGTACGGCCAGCAATCCAAGGTGTGGAAGCTGTTCACAGACCTGTTCGACTTCTTCCCGCTTGCCGCGTCGATAGACGGGTCGCTCTTCTGTGTGCACGGAGGTCTTTCTCCGAACGTCCAGTCGATCGACTCCATCTTGGTCATAGACAGATTCAAAGAGATACCGCACGACGGGCCCATGGCAGACCTCGTGTGGAGTGACCCGGATATCGAGCTTCTCAATTTTCGTATTTCTTCCAGGGGTGCCGGGTATCAGTTTGGAATTAATGTCGTTAACAAGTTTTTGCACCTTAACGGGTTCGAACGCATCTACAGGGCACACCAGCTTTGCAATGAAGGATACCAGGTATTCTGGCGAGGGAAAGTCAACACCGTTTGGTCGGCACCCAACTATTGCTACCGGTGTGGAAATAAAGCCTCGATATTGGAAATCACGGAAAATCTAGACGCCAACCCCAAAGGCTTCAAGTTTAACGTGTTCGATGCGTCTCCAGACAGCGAAAAGGAGTTCACGCAAATCGAAAATGGCCTGGGAAGCATCGACTACGACGAACTGAGCGGGGATTAcgacgatgatgataacTTTGGATGGCAGAATGTTGCAACGGGTGCTCCGATGAATCGGATCATGAAAAAAGCTCCGTatgttgaatatttcatgTGA